One window of Bos indicus isolate NIAB-ARS_2022 breed Sahiwal x Tharparkar chromosome 18, NIAB-ARS_B.indTharparkar_mat_pri_1.0, whole genome shotgun sequence genomic DNA carries:
- the LYPD3 gene encoding ly6/PLAUR domain-containing protein 3, whose translation MDPARKAGSWAVIWTTGWLLLLSLLLPEGAKALECYSCVQNADDGCSPQKMKTVKCAPGVEVCTEAVGAVETIHGQFSVAVRGCGSGIPGKNDRGLDLYGILAFIQLQQCSQDRCNTKLNLTSRGLNPAGNESAYQPNGVECYSCVGLSRKECQGRAPPVVSCYNASDHFYKGCFDGNVTLTAANVTVSLPVRGCVQDEFCTRDSATGPGFTLSGSCCQGSRCNSDLRNKTYFSPRFPPLVLLPPPRSTTLAPNKSVSTSTSAPSSTVTTKATPVPTTTRSTTKAITPAQTNQTSPQEVGHETFREEEASLAGGASGHQDRRNMGQDPIKDVTHSKGSAAPWAGWVTLLLAMAAGALL comes from the exons ATGGACCCCGCCAGGAAAGCAGGCTCCTGGGCAGTGATCTGGACTACTGGCTGGCTGCTCCTGCTGTCGCTGCTGCTTCCAGAAG GAGCGAAGGCCCTGGAGTGTTACAGCTGTGTGCAGAACGCAGATGACGGGTGCTCGCCGCAGAAGATGAAGACGGTGAAGTGTGCACCAGGCGTGGAAGTCTGCACAGAGGCTGTGGGGGCCGTGGAGACTA TTCACGGGCAATTCTCGGTGGCAGTGCGGGGCTGCGGTTCGGGAATCCCCGGCAAGAATGACCGCGGACTGGACCTTTACGGGATTCTAGCCTTCATCCAGCTGCAGCAGTGTTCCCAGGACCGCTGCAACACGAAACTCAACCTCACCTCGCGAGGGCTCAACCCGGCAG GCAATGAGAGTGCCTACCAGCCCAACGGCGTCGAGTGCTACAGCTGCGTGGGGCTGAGCCGCAAGGAGTGCCAGGGCAGGGCGCCGCCCGTCGTGAGCTGCTACAATGCCAGCGACCATTTCTACAAGGGCTGTTTCGACGGCAATGTCACCTTGACAGCAG CTAATGTGACCGTGTCCTTGCCTGTCCGGGGCTGCGTCCAGGACGAGTTCTGCACCCGGGATTCGGCGACAGGCCCAGGTTTCACGCTCAGCGGCTCCTGCTGCCAGGGGTCCCGCTGTAACTCAGACCTCCGCAACAAGACCTATTTCTCCCCTCGATTCCCACCTCTCGTCTTGCTGCCCCCACCTCGGTCCACCACCCTGGCCCCAAACAAATCTGTCAGTACTTCCACCTCAGCCCCATCCTCCACCGTCACCACCAAAGCTACCCCAGTCCCCACCACCACCCGGTCCACCACCAAAGCCATCACCCCAGCTCAGACCAACCAGACTTCTCCGCAAGAGGTGGGACATGAGACCTTCCGGGAAGAGGAAGCTAGCTTGGCTGGAGGCGCTAGTGGCCACCAGGACCGCAGAAATATGGGGCAGGACCCCATAAAAGATGTGACCCATAGTAAAGGCTCTGCGGCTCCTTGGGCGGGATGGGTGACTCTTCTGTTGGCCATGGCTGCTGGCGCCCTACTATGA